The Hyphomicrobium sp. MC1 genome window below encodes:
- the exbB gene encoding tonB-system energizer ExbB, which yields MTLRSIFGTPRIWRLLAVILSVSGTVSFSIMPATAQDVGAPAAQDGGATAPALPAPVMTVPAPADTPAPATAVTKSTPAAADNAAASPASPSTEATSAASALSEREPNAEDASPKKADLPHDLSPWKMFLAADSVVKGVMIFLILASVTTWTVWLAKSLELAAAKRRLVSAFSRINATASLAEAAQRLGDSKRSRSKRCIVSSFINLAITELRLSADIADKNGIKERVQSRLDGLTAAAGRHINRGTGVLATIGSTAPFIGLFGTVWGIMNSFIGISETQTTNLAIVAPGIAEALLATATGLIAAIPAVITYNHFSRQISRYKALIGEASAEVMRLVSRDLDRGMKPILAQQAAE from the coding sequence ATGACGTTACGCAGTATTTTCGGAACACCTCGTATTTGGCGACTGCTTGCGGTCATTCTTAGCGTCTCCGGCACGGTGTCGTTTAGCATCATGCCCGCGACGGCGCAGGACGTGGGGGCGCCAGCCGCACAAGATGGCGGAGCTACGGCGCCCGCTCTTCCCGCTCCGGTCATGACGGTGCCCGCCCCGGCCGATACGCCTGCTCCCGCGACTGCGGTCACCAAAAGCACGCCTGCTGCGGCTGATAACGCTGCAGCGTCGCCGGCTTCGCCATCGACCGAGGCGACCAGCGCTGCGTCTGCGCTATCGGAGAGAGAACCGAATGCGGAAGACGCGTCGCCGAAAAAAGCGGACCTTCCGCACGACCTGTCACCGTGGAAAATGTTCCTTGCCGCAGACAGCGTCGTAAAGGGCGTCATGATCTTTCTGATCCTCGCGTCCGTCACGACGTGGACCGTCTGGCTGGCGAAATCGCTCGAACTGGCGGCTGCGAAGCGGCGGCTGGTCTCGGCGTTTTCACGCATCAACGCAACGGCGAGCTTGGCCGAAGCCGCGCAACGCCTCGGCGACAGCAAACGTTCGCGCTCCAAACGCTGCATCGTGTCGTCGTTCATCAACCTTGCGATCACAGAGCTGCGTCTTTCGGCCGATATCGCGGACAAGAACGGCATCAAGGAACGGGTGCAGTCGCGGCTCGACGGATTGACGGCAGCGGCAGGGCGGCACATCAACCGCGGCACCGGCGTGCTCGCGACCATTGGATCGACAGCGCCGTTCATCGGTCTTTTTGGCACCGTCTGGGGTATCATGAACAGCTTCATCGGCATCTCGGAGACACAGACGACGAACCTTGCGATCGTCGCTCCGGGTATTGCCGAAGCGTTGCTCGCAACGGCGACAGGCCTGATCGCGGCCATCCCGGCGGTGATCACCTACAATCATTTCTCGCGTCAGATCTCGCGGTACAAAGCGCTGATCGGCGAAGCCTCGGCCGAAGTGATGCGGCTTGTCTCGCGCGATCTCGATCGCGGCATGAAGCCCATACTCGCGCAGCAGGCGGCGGAATAA
- the exbD gene encoding TonB system transport protein ExbD — MAGRLDDGGDDLVENHEINVTPFIDVMLVLLIIFMVAAPLSTVDVPVDLPVAKAKPQPRQKKPIFLTIKADLSLALGNDAISRRDIGPSLDAATGSDRQQRIFLRADKTVPYGEMMKVMNQLRTAGYVKIAMVGLEDMSGGATSAPASGNSVSTNQQ, encoded by the coding sequence ATGGCTGGAAGACTGGACGACGGCGGCGACGATCTCGTCGAGAACCACGAGATCAACGTGACGCCGTTCATCGACGTGATGCTCGTGCTGCTCATCATCTTCATGGTGGCGGCGCCGCTGTCGACGGTTGACGTTCCGGTCGATCTGCCGGTCGCGAAGGCCAAGCCGCAGCCGCGCCAAAAGAAGCCCATCTTCCTCACGATCAAGGCCGACCTCTCGCTGGCGCTCGGCAACGACGCGATCAGCCGCCGCGATATCGGGCCATCGCTCGATGCGGCAACCGGCTCGGACCGTCAGCAGCGAATCTTTCTGCGCGCCGACAAAACGGTCCCCTACGGCGAGATGATGAAAGTCATGAACCAGTTGCGCACCGCAGGTTATGTCAAGATCGCGATGGTGGGGCTGGAAGATATGTCGGGTGGCGCGACGTCCGCTCCTGCATCGGGCAACTCAGTTTCGACCAACCAACAATGA
- a CDS encoding energy transducer TonB, whose translation MLTTLDILEPAWHGRFRWTIAAIVVVALHVGGALAMLHSPPVEDDADPEGAMMMELAAVAVALPERSENLAIGAPSEDSVATPATEEVKEEQPKEDLPQLEEAPLVENPEVVLEKVKPEEVKEKPEDKPVQEAQPEMLASLAAAPPPIDVKEIGPKATAPNQGMSRKPNAAELTWQKALYMHISKFKRYPDQARSQRVEGVATVIFSIDGGGNVSNVRIYKGSGSSILDDAAVSMLRAAAPLPAPPKMAEASQLSGNTARTIALPIKFNVR comes from the coding sequence ATGCTGACGACGCTCGACATCCTTGAACCAGCATGGCACGGCCGGTTCCGGTGGACGATCGCTGCGATCGTCGTCGTGGCGCTGCATGTCGGCGGAGCGCTCGCCATGTTGCATTCGCCGCCGGTCGAAGACGATGCCGACCCCGAGGGCGCGATGATGATGGAACTCGCGGCTGTGGCGGTTGCGTTGCCCGAGCGATCAGAAAATCTGGCGATCGGAGCGCCCTCGGAAGATTCCGTCGCGACGCCCGCTACCGAGGAAGTCAAGGAGGAGCAGCCCAAGGAAGATCTGCCTCAACTGGAAGAAGCGCCGCTCGTCGAAAATCCTGAAGTCGTGCTGGAGAAGGTCAAGCCGGAGGAAGTCAAAGAGAAGCCCGAGGACAAACCGGTGCAGGAAGCGCAGCCGGAGATGCTTGCTTCGCTCGCTGCCGCGCCGCCACCGATCGACGTCAAGGAAATCGGCCCGAAGGCAACCGCACCCAATCAAGGGATGTCGCGCAAGCCGAACGCCGCGGAGTTGACGTGGCAGAAGGCGCTCTACATGCACATCAGCAAATTCAAGCGCTATCCCGATCAGGCCCGCAGCCAACGTGTCGAAGGCGTCGCGACCGTCATTTTCTCGATCGATGGCGGTGGCAACGTTTCAAACGTGCGCATTTATAAAGGTTCGGGCTCGTCAATCCTCGATGACGCAGCAGTCAGCATGCTTCGGGCTGCCGCGCCGTTGCCGGCGCCCCCAAAAATGGCGGAAGCTTCGCAGCTATCGGGGAATACCGCTCGCACGATTGCGCTCCCCATAAAATTCAACGTCCGCTGA